A single region of the Lycium barbarum isolate Lr01 chromosome 2, ASM1917538v2, whole genome shotgun sequence genome encodes:
- the LOC132629331 gene encoding uncharacterized protein LOC132629331 — MVLQLLAGLPSEYEILKKIISSRWPLPTFEDACSMVSMQERKFLQDHHEGQNTTDPRVGGEEESSSFFTLETGVTIAGIVGSLLGAFGFGGASRMIAIGSMSAVGAAWLENLADAKKKVINDMNRALVLLSTTLVSFLCLLF; from the exons ATGGTGTTGCAACTTCTTGCTGGTTTGCCTAGTGAATACGAGATCCTCAAGAAAATAATATCATCAAGGTGGCCTCTCCCCACTTTTGAAGATGCTTGTTCCATGGTGTCCATGCAGGAACGCAAATTTTTGCAG GATCATCACGAGGGACAAAATACAACTGATCCTCGCGTTGGTGGTGAAGAGGAGTCGTCTTCTTTTTTTACCCTAGAGACGGGGGTTACTATAGCGGGTATAGTGGGTTCTTTACTGGGTGCATTTGGTTTTGGGGGTGCATCGAGGATGATTGCAATTGGTTCAATGAGTGCAGTGGGTGCAGCCTGGCTGGAAAATTTGGCAGACGCCAAAAAAAAAGTGATTAATGATATGAATAGAGCTCTAGTCTTATTGTCAACTACCCTTGTTTCCTTTTTGTGTTTGTTGTTTTAA